One window from the genome of Loxodonta africana isolate mLoxAfr1 chromosome 14, mLoxAfr1.hap2, whole genome shotgun sequence encodes:
- the VPS28 gene encoding vacuolar protein sorting-associated protein 28 homolog isoform X1, whose translation MFHGIPATPGLGAPGNKPELYEEVKLYKNAREREKYDNMAELFAVVKTMQALEKAYIKDCVTPNEYTAACSRLLVQYKAAFRQVQGSEISSIDEFCRKFRLDCPLAMERIKEDRPITIKDDKGNLNRCIADVVSLFITVMDKLRLEIRAMDEIQPDLRELMETMHRMSHLPPDFEGRQTVSQWLQTLSGMSASDELDDSQVRQMLFDLESAYNAFNRFLHA comes from the exons ATGTTCCACGGGATCCCAGCCACTCCAGGCCTGGGAG CTCCAGGGAACAAGCCTGAGCTGTATGAG GAAGTGAAGCTGTACAAGAACGCCCGTGAGCGTGAGAA GTACGACAACATGGCAGAGCTCTTTGCGGTTGTGAAGACGAtgcaggccctggagaaggcatACATCAAAGACTGTGTCACCCCTAATGA GTACACGGCTGCCTGCTCCCGGCTCCTGGTCCAATACAAAGCTGCCTTCCGGCAGGTCCAGGGTTCCGAGATCAGCTCCATCGATGAGTTCTGTCGCAAGTTTCGC CTGGACTGCCCGCTGGCCATGGAGAGGATCAAGGAGGACCGGCCCATCACCATAAAGGATGACAAGGGCAACCTCAACCGCTGCATTGCCGACGTTGTCTCG CTCTTCATCACAGTGATGGACAAGCTGCGCCTGGAGATCCGAGCTATGGACGAG ATCCAGCCTGACCTGCGGGAGCTGATGGAGACCATGCACCGAATGAGCCACCTGCCCCCCGACTTTGAGGGCCGCCAGACGGTCAGTCAGTG GCTGCAGACCCTGAGCGGCATGTCCGCCTCGGATGAGCTGGACGACTCCCAGGTGCGCCAGATGCTCTTTGACCTGGAGTCAGCCTACAATGCCTTCAACCGCTTCCTGCACGCCTGA
- the SLC39A4 gene encoding zinc transporter ZIP4 — MAYLARLGPGLLLATLLVVAAAAEPVRLLTVLTSGRGALDRLALGGLLNTLAARVHCTSGPCGKCLSVEDVLALGWPGKPGLPPEPVLHAGDIARLSAAVALYLSDPEGTCADIQGGRWGSRADHFLAALERPEALTLGLSRLLQRIQIQGGTQRASEEACVDVPQLLEEASADGPGGPGPALAALLDHVKSGACFHALPTPQYFVDFVFRQHNSEAPNITLTELAALMESLGIGGEGEAHGSQDHSDHSSHSRQGPVPLATPNSSSNVWDTVCLSPSDVMAVYGLSEQTGVAPEAWAQLSPALVQQQLSGACSPQPSNPTQDQLSQAEKYLYGSLATLLICLLSVPGALLACKGCPTATHYIIQTFLSMAVGALTGDALLHLTPQVLGLHSYDNDNDHSHGEEGLSPQSTWRLLAVLGGIYAFFLFENLFNLLLPQDPEDLEKGKSCSRGGHSHSMSLQLKPSQLQPPRQPQEGSQADLVVAESPDQQSQETPKLSSESRLLPYMITLGDAVHNFADGLAMGAAFASSWKTGLATSLAVLCHELPHELGDFATLLYAGLSVRRALLLNLVSALTAFFGLYVALAVGVGEDSQAWILAVAAGFFLYVALCDMLPAMLHVRDPRPWLLFLLHNVGLLGGWVILLLLSVYEDKISL, encoded by the exons ATGGCTTACCTGGCCCGACTTGGCCCAGGGCTGCTGTTGGCCACACTGTtggtggtggcagcagcagcTGAGCCTGTCCGTCTGCTGACTGTGCTCACGTCGGGTCGCGGTGCTCTGGACCGCTTGGCACTGGGCGGCCTATTAAATACGCTAGCGGCCCGTGTGCACTGCACCTCTGGGCCGTGTGGAAAG TGTCTGTCTGTGGAGGATGTGCTGGCCCTTGGTTGGCCTGGGAAGCCAGGGCTTCCCCCGGAGCCTGTCCTGCACGCTGGGGACATTGCCCGCCTCAGCGCGGCTGTGGCCCTCTACCTCAGCGACCCTGAGGGCACATGTGCTGACATCCAGGGGGGCCGCTGGGGCTCCCGCGCGGACCACTTCCTGGCTGCGCTTGAACGCCCTGAGGCCCTGACCCTGGGCCTGAGCCGGCTGCTCCAGAGGATCCAGATCCAGGGAGGCACCCAGCGTGCTTCGGAGGAG GCCTGTGTGGACGTACCTCAGCTGCTGGAAGAAGCATCGGCGGATGGCCCTGGGGGCCCCGGCCCAGCCCTGGCCGCCCTCCTGGACCACGTCAAGAGTGGCGCCTGCTTCCACGCCCTGCCCACCCCACAGTACTTCGTGGACTTTGTGTTTCGGCAACACAACAGCGAGGCCCCCAACATTACACTGACTG AGCTGGCCGCCTTGATGGAGAGCCTGGggataggaggagaaggggaggccCATGGGTCCCAGGACCACAGTGACCACAGCAGCCATAGCCGCCAGGGCCCTGTGCCCCTTGCCACCCCCAACAGCAGCTCCAATGTGTGGGACACA GTATGCCTGAGCCCGAGCGATGTGATGGCCGTGTATGGGTTGTCAGAGCAGACCGGGGTGGCCCCTGAGGCCTGGGCCCAACTCAGCCCTGCCCTGGTGCAGCAGCAGCTGAGTGGGGCCtgcagcccccagcccagtaacCCCACCCAGGACCAGCTCAGCCAGGCAGAGA AGTACCTGTATGGCTCACTGGCCACGCTGCTCATCTGCCTGCTCTCGGTGCCGGGTGCACTGCTGGCCTGCAAGGGCTGCCCCACTGCCACTCACTACATCATCCAGACCTTTCTCAGCATGGCTGTAGGCGCGCTCACTGGCGATGCCCTTCTGCACCTGACACCGCAG GTGCTCGGGCTGCACAGCTATGACAATGACAACGATCACAGCCACGGTGAGGAGGGTCTCAGTCCCCAGTCCACCTGGCGCCTCCTGGCTGTGCTTGGTGGCATCTATGCCTTCTTCCTGTTTGAGAACCTCTTCAACCTGCTGCTGCCCCAGGATCCAGAG GACCTGGAGAAGGGCAAGTCCTGCAGCCGTGGCGGCCACAGCCACAGTATGTCCCTGCAGCTGAAGCCCAGCCAGCTCCAGCCACCCAGGCAGCCCCAGGAGGGTTCGCAGGCTGACCTG GTCGTGGCAGAAAGCCCAGACCAGCAGAGTCAGGAGACCCCGAAACTGAGCTCAG AGTCGCGGCTTCTGCCCTACATGATCACGCTGGGTGACGCCGTGCACAACTTCGCCGACGGGCTGGCCATGGGCGCCGCCTTCGCCTCCTCCTGGAAGACCGGGCTGGCCACCTCGCTGGCTGTGCTCTGCCACGAGTTGCCACATGAGCTGG GTGACTTCGCAACCCTGCTGTACGCCGGGCTGTCGGTGCGCCGCGCGCTGCTGCTGAACCTGGTCTCGGCGCTCACAGCCTTCTTCGGCCTCTACGTGGCGCTCGCGGTCGGCGTCGGCGAGGACAGCCAGGCCTGGATCCTGGCGGTGGCCGCGGGCTTTTTCCTCTATGTGGCGCTCTGCGACATG CTCCCAGCCATGCTGCACGTGCGGGACCCGCGGCCCTGGCTGCTCTTTCTGCTGCACAACGTGGGCCTGCTGGGCGGCTGGGTCATCCTGCTGCTGCTGTCCGTGTACGAGGACAAAATCTCCCTCTGA
- the VPS28 gene encoding vacuolar protein sorting-associated protein 28 homolog isoform X2, whose product MFHGIPATPGLGAPGNKPELYEEVKLYKNAREREKYDNMAELFAVVKTMQALEKAYIKDCVTPNEYTAACSRLLVQYKAAFRQVQGSEISSIDEFCRKFRLDCPLAMERIKEDRPITIKDDKGNLNRCIADVVSIQPDLRELMETMHRMSHLPPDFEGRQTVSQWLQTLSGMSASDELDDSQVRQMLFDLESAYNAFNRFLHA is encoded by the exons ATGTTCCACGGGATCCCAGCCACTCCAGGCCTGGGAG CTCCAGGGAACAAGCCTGAGCTGTATGAG GAAGTGAAGCTGTACAAGAACGCCCGTGAGCGTGAGAA GTACGACAACATGGCAGAGCTCTTTGCGGTTGTGAAGACGAtgcaggccctggagaaggcatACATCAAAGACTGTGTCACCCCTAATGA GTACACGGCTGCCTGCTCCCGGCTCCTGGTCCAATACAAAGCTGCCTTCCGGCAGGTCCAGGGTTCCGAGATCAGCTCCATCGATGAGTTCTGTCGCAAGTTTCGC CTGGACTGCCCGCTGGCCATGGAGAGGATCAAGGAGGACCGGCCCATCACCATAAAGGATGACAAGGGCAACCTCAACCGCTGCATTGCCGACGTTGTCTCG ATCCAGCCTGACCTGCGGGAGCTGATGGAGACCATGCACCGAATGAGCCACCTGCCCCCCGACTTTGAGGGCCGCCAGACGGTCAGTCAGTG GCTGCAGACCCTGAGCGGCATGTCCGCCTCGGATGAGCTGGACGACTCCCAGGTGCGCCAGATGCTCTTTGACCTGGAGTCAGCCTACAATGCCTTCAACCGCTTCCTGCACGCCTGA